The following are encoded together in the Oceanobacillus zhaokaii genome:
- the trhA gene encoding PAQR family membrane homeostasis protein TrhA, protein MANTHIFSKGEEIANAVTHGIGALFSIVGLVVLIVAATMNGTAWHIVSFTIFGTTMVILYISSTLVHALPQGKAKDLFEIFDHSSIYLFIAGTYTPFIFHVIQGTLGWTMFGIVWGIAVGGVVFKAFFTKKFLHTSTLLYVLMGWIVVLGWRQIIENLAPNGVVLLVVGGLFYTFGAIFYVWRGFRYHHLVWHLFVLIGTICHYFCVLLYLLP, encoded by the coding sequence GTGGCAAATACACATATTTTTTCAAAAGGCGAAGAAATTGCAAATGCAGTTACGCATGGAATTGGGGCATTATTCAGTATCGTAGGCTTAGTCGTATTAATAGTTGCCGCCACTATGAACGGAACGGCCTGGCATATTGTTAGTTTTACGATCTTTGGCACAACGATGGTCATACTATATATTTCCTCTACATTGGTTCATGCACTGCCCCAAGGAAAGGCAAAGGATTTATTTGAGATTTTCGATCATTCCTCGATTTATTTATTCATTGCTGGAACCTATACCCCATTTATTTTCCATGTGATTCAAGGAACACTTGGTTGGACGATGTTCGGTATCGTCTGGGGGATAGCGGTTGGTGGAGTTGTTTTCAAAGCCTTTTTTACTAAGAAGTTTCTCCATACCTCTACATTGCTCTACGTATTAATGGGCTGGATAGTTGTCCTCGGATGGAGGCAAATTATAGAAAATCTTGCTCCTAATGGAGTAGTATTACTAGTTGTTGGTGGATTGTTTTATACGTTTGGTGCAATTTTTTATGTTTGGCGAGGTTTTCGTTATCATCATCTTGTCTGGCATTTGTTTGTATTAATTGGCACGATTTGTCATTATTTTTGTGTTTTACTGTATTTATTGCCTTAG